A region from the Colwellia sp. PAMC 21821 genome encodes:
- the truC gene encoding tRNA pseudouridine(65) synthase TruC: MTIKNAGTVIVEKPVLKILYQDEYLVAVDKPAGLFVHRSFMDKDEIYFALQLLRDQIGQYVYPLHRLDRPTSGVLLFALTQDVARLMGQAFSEREIQKTYYALTRGHLLGDGIIDYPLKEKLDDLGDKNVSRDKEAQSATTNYQSVATASLPLPLGKYSSVRYSLIKCQPQTGRRHQIRRHLAHLRHPIIGDINYGDNKQNPFFGEHFGFKRLMLIAKQVSFLHPVTAQTLTIEAEFDTQWQQVFSEFDWSY; the protein is encoded by the coding sequence ATGACAATTAAAAATGCCGGTACGGTAATTGTTGAAAAACCTGTATTAAAAATTTTATATCAAGATGAGTACCTAGTCGCGGTTGATAAACCCGCGGGACTTTTCGTCCATCGTAGCTTTATGGACAAGGATGAAATTTACTTTGCCTTGCAGCTTTTACGCGATCAAATTGGCCAATATGTTTATCCTTTACATAGACTTGATAGACCCACATCAGGTGTTTTGCTCTTTGCTTTAACGCAAGACGTTGCGCGCTTGATGGGCCAGGCTTTTAGCGAGAGAGAAATACAAAAAACCTACTATGCGTTAACACGAGGCCATTTACTAGGTGATGGTATAATTGACTATCCGCTAAAAGAAAAGCTTGATGATTTAGGGGATAAAAATGTTAGTCGTGACAAAGAAGCGCAAAGTGCAACCACTAATTACCAGTCGGTTGCCACAGCGTCATTACCGTTGCCATTAGGTAAGTATTCAAGCGTCCGGTATTCGTTAATTAAATGTCAGCCACAAACTGGGCGTCGTCATCAAATTAGGCGTCATCTCGCGCATTTACGTCATCCCATAATCGGTGATATAAATTATGGTGATAATAAGCAAAATCCATTTTTTGGTGAACACTTCGGTTTTAAGCGTTTAATGCTGATAGCTAAACAAGTCAGTTTTCTGCATCCAGTTACAGCGCAAACGTTGACGATTGAAGCTGAATTCGATACCCAATGGCAGCAAGTATTTAGTGAATTTGATTGGTCATACTAA
- the dapD gene encoding 2,3,4,5-tetrahydropyridine-2,6-dicarboxylate N-succinyltransferase, whose amino-acid sequence MLELQTIIEQAFEDRMNISPASVSVEVKQAVLDALAALNNGSARVAEKIAGEWVVHQWLKKAVLLSFRIWDNEVIDGAESKFFDKVPMKYTDYSHADFVADGVRVVPGASVRTGSYIGKNVVIMPSFVNIGAYVDEGCMVDGWATVGSCAQIGKNVHLSGGVGIGGVLEPLQAGPTIIEDNCFIGARSEIVEGVVVEEGAVISMGVYIGQSTRIYDRETGEVHYGRVPAGSVVVPGNLPSKCGTYSLYAAIIVKKVDAKTRAKVGINALLRSVSEE is encoded by the coding sequence ATGTTAGAGTTACAAACAATTATTGAGCAAGCGTTCGAAGATCGCATGAACATTAGCCCAGCCAGTGTTTCCGTTGAAGTAAAACAAGCAGTATTAGATGCATTAGCCGCATTAAATAATGGCTCAGCTCGCGTAGCAGAAAAAATCGCCGGTGAATGGGTTGTTCACCAATGGCTTAAAAAGGCGGTATTACTGTCATTTAGAATTTGGGACAATGAAGTAATCGACGGAGCAGAAAGTAAATTTTTCGATAAAGTTCCGATGAAATACACTGATTATAGCCACGCTGACTTTGTTGCTGACGGTGTTAGAGTTGTACCGGGTGCTTCTGTGCGTACTGGTAGCTATATTGGTAAGAATGTTGTGATAATGCCAAGCTTTGTTAACATCGGCGCTTACGTAGATGAAGGCTGTATGGTTGACGGATGGGCTACTGTCGGTTCTTGTGCTCAAATTGGTAAAAACGTACATTTATCAGGTGGCGTTGGTATTGGTGGCGTACTTGAACCCTTGCAAGCGGGACCAACCATTATTGAAGACAACTGTTTTATTGGTGCCCGCTCTGAAATTGTAGAAGGCGTAGTAGTGGAAGAAGGCGCAGTAATTTCTATGGGTGTTTACATAGGTCAAAGTACCCGTATTTATGATAGAGAAACGGGCGAAGTTCATTATGGTCGAGTACCTGCAGGCTCAGTAGTCGTTCCAGGTAACTTACCATCTAAATGTGGCACCTATAGTTTATATGCTGCAATTATAGTTAAAAAAGTTGACGCTAAAACCCGTGCAAAAGTAGGTATTAATGCTTTGCTACGCTCTGTTTCTGAAGAGTAA
- the pyrH gene encoding UMP kinase, whose product MSINPKPMYRRILLKLSGEALMGEEGFGIDPKVLDRMAQEIKELIEMGIQVGLVIGGGNLFRGKGLAEAGMNRVVGDQMGMLATVMNGLAMRDALHRAFVNTRLMSAIDLAGVCDRYNWAEAISLLKSGRVVIFSAGTGNPFFTTDSAACLRGIEIEADVVLKATKVDGIYSEDPVTNPDATLYSHLTYQDVLEKELQVMDLAAFTLARDHSMTLRVFNMNKPGALRSVVMGGDEGTTIDHAKNLN is encoded by the coding sequence ATGAGCATCAATCCCAAACCAATGTATCGTCGAATCCTTTTAAAACTTAGTGGTGAAGCCCTAATGGGCGAAGAAGGTTTTGGCATAGATCCAAAAGTCTTGGATCGTATGGCGCAAGAAATAAAAGAATTAATCGAAATGGGCATTCAGGTCGGCTTAGTTATTGGCGGTGGTAATCTATTTCGTGGTAAAGGCTTAGCAGAAGCCGGTATGAACCGAGTGGTAGGCGACCAAATGGGTATGCTAGCAACCGTAATGAATGGCTTAGCTATGCGTGACGCTTTACATCGTGCTTTTGTCAATACGCGCCTAATGTCGGCTATAGATCTTGCCGGTGTTTGTGACCGCTACAACTGGGCTGAAGCCATTAGTTTATTGAAGTCTGGCCGTGTGGTTATTTTTAGCGCAGGCACAGGTAACCCGTTTTTCACAACCGACTCAGCAGCTTGCTTACGCGGCATTGAAATTGAAGCTGACGTGGTGTTAAAAGCGACGAAAGTTGATGGCATTTACTCAGAGGATCCGGTGACCAATCCAGATGCAACTTTGTATAGTCATTTAACTTATCAAGATGTTTTAGAAAAAGAATTACAAGTGATGGATTTAGCAGCCTTTACGCTCGCACGTGACCACAGCATGACGCTACGTGTTTTTAACATGAATAAACCGGGTGCGTTAAGGTCTGTTGTTATGGGTGGTGATGAAGGTACAACAATCGATCACGCCAAAAATTTAAATTAA
- the frr gene encoding ribosome recycling factor: MINEIKQDAQDRMAKSIDSLKISLNKVRTGRAHRSLLDNIVVEYYGMDTPLSQVGNISVPDARTLAITVFDKGMIGAVEKAILKSDLGLNPSSQGTLIRIPLPALTEERRKDLVKVVRGEAEGGKVAIRNIRRDANTDIKSLNKEKEISEDEMHQAEDEIQKITDMFIKQVDDILGNKEKELMEI; this comes from the coding sequence GTGATAAACGAAATAAAACAAGACGCTCAAGACAGAATGGCGAAAAGTATCGATTCATTAAAAATTAGTTTGAACAAAGTACGTACAGGGCGAGCACATCGTTCTTTACTTGATAATATTGTTGTTGAATATTACGGTATGGACACGCCACTTAGTCAAGTAGGCAATATTTCTGTGCCAGACGCTCGTACGTTAGCGATTACTGTATTTGACAAAGGCATGATTGGTGCTGTTGAAAAAGCTATTCTAAAGTCTGATTTAGGCCTTAACCCATCATCACAAGGTACGCTAATTCGTATTCCTTTACCTGCGTTGACAGAAGAGCGCCGTAAGGACTTAGTTAAAGTCGTTCGTGGTGAAGCCGAAGGCGGTAAAGTTGCTATACGTAATATTCGTCGCGATGCAAATACAGATATTAAATCACTGAATAAAGAAAAAGAAATCAGTGAAGATGAAATGCACCAAGCAGAAGATGAAATACAAAAAATCACTGACATGTTTATTAAACAAGTTGATGATATTTTAGGCAATAAAGAAAAGGAATTAATGGAAATTTAA
- the uppS gene encoding polyprenyl diphosphate synthase: MSKTDNQTNQLLTAEAKIPQHVAIIMDGNGRWAQLRGKKRAAGHKSGVETVRTTVAAAAKNGVKALTLFAFSSENWQRPESEVSVLMDLFMFVLTREVKRLHKNGIKFNVIGDLNKFSSKLQKMIKESEALTAENTGMVLSIAANYGGRWDITQAAKKLAEKVARQEITAEEITEDSLNEYTCLVQLPELDLLIRTGGDYRISNFLLWQAAYAELYFTDVLWPDFNEIEFTKAITVFDQRERRFGQTGEQVTNKKLKKLKNT, from the coding sequence GTGAGTAAAACAGATAATCAAACTAATCAATTGCTAACAGCAGAAGCCAAAATACCTCAACATGTTGCCATTATTATGGATGGCAATGGCCGATGGGCTCAGTTAAGAGGTAAAAAGCGCGCTGCAGGTCACAAATCTGGCGTTGAGACGGTGAGAACTACTGTCGCTGCAGCAGCAAAAAATGGTGTAAAGGCGTTAACGTTATTCGCTTTTAGTAGCGAAAACTGGCAACGTCCAGAAAGCGAAGTTAGTGTTTTGATGGACCTCTTTATGTTTGTCTTAACGAGAGAAGTTAAGCGATTACATAAAAACGGTATTAAATTTAATGTAATAGGTGATTTAAATAAATTTTCTAGTAAATTACAGAAAATGATAAAAGAATCAGAAGCATTAACCGCAGAAAATACAGGTATGGTATTATCGATTGCTGCTAATTATGGTGGGCGATGGGATATTACTCAGGCAGCAAAAAAATTAGCTGAAAAAGTAGCGCGCCAAGAGATCACGGCTGAAGAGATAACGGAAGATTCACTTAATGAATATACCTGTCTAGTGCAATTACCTGAGTTAGATTTATTAATTAGAACAGGTGGCGACTATCGCATTAGTAACTTTTTGCTTTGGCAAGCAGCCTACGCAGAATTATATTTTACCGATGTGCTTTGGCCAGATTTTAATGAAATAGAATTCACTAAAGCAATAACTGTGTTTGACCAACGAGAACGACGTTTTGGCCAAACTGGTGAGCAAGTAACTAATAAAAAATTAAAAAAATTAAAAAATACTTAA
- the map gene encoding type I methionyl aminopeptidase has product MTITIKDQQEIEKMRIAGKLAADVLEMIEPHVQAGITTDQLNTLCAEYTDKVQNAISAPLNYHNFPKSICTSVNHVVCHGIPNDTPLVDGDIINIDITVIKDGYHGDTSKMFLIGETSAEDNRLCRITQESLYVGLKKVKPGNTFGEIGTAIQKFIKKSGRYSIVKEYCGHGIGKEFHEEPQIVHYKNNDSEKMQEGMCFTVEPMINLGRANTLLDKEDNWTVYTLDGKKSAQWEHTVVVTKTGCEILTLRKDDTIARILHN; this is encoded by the coding sequence ATGACAATTACGATTAAAGATCAGCAAGAAATAGAGAAAATGAGAATTGCGGGGAAGCTTGCTGCAGATGTATTGGAAATGATCGAACCTCATGTTCAAGCAGGCATTACCACTGATCAGCTTAATACCCTATGTGCGGAATATACGGATAAGGTGCAAAATGCAATTTCTGCACCTTTAAATTACCACAATTTTCCAAAGTCCATTTGTACCTCTGTTAACCACGTGGTTTGTCATGGTATTCCAAATGATACGCCTTTAGTAGACGGTGACATTATCAATATCGACATTACGGTTATTAAAGATGGTTACCATGGCGATACCAGTAAAATGTTTCTAATAGGCGAAACGTCTGCTGAAGATAATCGTCTTTGTCGAATCACCCAAGAATCACTCTATGTTGGCCTTAAAAAAGTTAAGCCAGGCAATACTTTTGGCGAAATCGGCACGGCAATTCAAAAATTCATTAAAAAATCGGGTCGTTATTCAATAGTAAAAGAATATTGTGGTCACGGTATCGGCAAAGAATTTCATGAAGAGCCACAAATTGTTCATTATAAAAATAATGACAGTGAAAAAATGCAAGAAGGCATGTGCTTTACCGTTGAACCTATGATTAATTTAGGTCGTGCCAATACTTTGCTTGATAAAGAAGACAATTGGACGGTATATACTTTAGATGGTAAAAAATCAGCGCAATGGGAACATACCGTTGTAGTAACCAAAACGGGCTGTGAAATATTAACCTTACGTAAAGATGATACCATAGCGCGTATACTGCACAATTAA
- the tsf gene encoding translation elongation factor Ts: MAITAAQVKELRQRTAAGMMDCKKALQEADGDMELAIENMRKSGQAKAAKKAGNIAAEGTILIKTEAGVAALVEINCQTDFVAKDNNFLAFANEVADAAVASKVTIEELQAQFEEKRITLVTKIGENINVRRVEYIEGASLATYSHGANIGVVVAGEGDAESLKHIAMHVAASKPEYINPADVPASVIENEQRIQLDILKTENDALEESKKKPVDLLEKIIIGRMKKFTGEISLTGQAFIMEPKKTVGAILKEKGLTVSSFVRLEVGEGIEKKSEDFAAEVEAQIAAAKG, translated from the coding sequence ATGGCAATTACTGCTGCACAAGTTAAAGAATTACGTCAACGCACAGCTGCGGGCATGATGGATTGTAAGAAAGCTTTACAAGAAGCTGATGGCGATATGGAACTTGCGATTGAAAATATGCGTAAGTCTGGCCAAGCGAAAGCGGCTAAAAAAGCAGGTAACATTGCTGCTGAAGGTACTATTTTAATTAAAACTGAAGCTGGCGTTGCTGCTTTAGTAGAAATTAACTGTCAAACTGATTTCGTAGCAAAAGATAACAACTTCCTAGCGTTTGCTAATGAAGTTGCTGATGCGGCTGTTGCTTCTAAAGTAACTATCGAAGAGCTACAAGCTCAATTCGAAGAAAAGCGTATTACACTAGTGACAAAAATTGGTGAAAACATCAATGTTCGTCGCGTAGAGTACATTGAAGGCGCTTCATTAGCTACTTATAGTCACGGCGCTAATATTGGCGTTGTTGTTGCTGGTGAAGGTGATGCTGAATCTCTTAAGCATATTGCTATGCACGTTGCTGCAAGCAAGCCAGAATACATCAACCCTGCAGATGTTCCTGCAAGCGTAATTGAAAATGAACAACGTATTCAATTAGATATTTTAAAAACTGAAAACGATGCGCTTGAAGAAAGTAAGAAAAAGCCAGTTGATTTACTTGAAAAAATCATCATCGGCCGTATGAAGAAATTTACTGGTGAGATTTCTTTAACAGGCCAAGCTTTTATTATGGAACCTAAGAAAACTGTTGGTGCTATCTTAAAAGAGAAAGGCTTAACTGTTTCTTCATTTGTTCGTTTAGAAGTTGGTGAAGGTATTGAGAAAAAATCAGAAGATTTTGCTGCTGAAGTAGAAGCACAAATCGCTGCAGCTAAAGGTTAA
- the rpsB gene encoding 30S ribosomal protein S2 has product MPNVSMRDMLKAGVHFGHKTRYWNPKMKSYIFGARDKVHIINLEQTVPMFNEALAVLSNVSSKKGKVLFVGTKRAASDAIKEAAIKCDQFYVNHRWLGGMLTNWKTVRQSIKRLKDLEAQSSDGTFEALTKKEALMRTREMEKLEKSLGGIKNMGGLPDVLFIIDADHEHISIKEANNLGIPVISVVDTNSNPDGVDYIVPGNDDAIRAVTLYLDSAANAVLSGREQNIAVQAEKDGFVETE; this is encoded by the coding sequence ATGCCAAACGTTTCTATGCGCGATATGCTTAAAGCAGGTGTTCATTTCGGTCACAAAACCCGTTACTGGAACCCAAAAATGAAATCATACATTTTTGGTGCACGTGATAAAGTTCATATCATCAACCTTGAACAAACTGTTCCAATGTTCAACGAAGCTCTTGCTGTATTAAGCAATGTTTCTTCGAAGAAAGGTAAAGTTTTATTTGTTGGTACTAAACGCGCAGCAAGCGATGCTATAAAAGAAGCAGCAATAAAATGTGATCAATTCTACGTAAATCACCGTTGGTTAGGTGGTATGTTGACTAACTGGAAAACAGTTCGTCAATCAATCAAACGTTTAAAAGATCTTGAAGCTCAAAGCTCTGACGGTACTTTTGAAGCACTTACTAAAAAAGAAGCTTTAATGCGTACTCGTGAAATGGAAAAACTTGAGAAAAGCCTTGGTGGTATCAAAAACATGGGTGGTTTACCTGATGTTTTATTCATCATCGATGCAGATCACGAGCACATTTCTATTAAAGAAGCTAACAACTTAGGCATTCCAGTAATTTCTGTTGTTGATACAAACTCAAATCCAGATGGCGTTGACTACATCGTTCCAGGTAACGATGATGCGATTCGCGCTGTGACCTTATACTTAGATTCAGCTGCTAATGCTGTTCTTTCTGGTCGCGAGCAAAACATCGCAGTACAAGCTGAAAAAGACGGTTTTGTTGAAACTGAATAA
- a CDS encoding DUF3549 family protein → MSKSSETISSISALLSLSDSQYRIFDIGRRIDKISKEQFEKIEAAELPYPFPTQGHALLAIAFWQKQSSSPYLWFIKLPLDERGLLNQGARNHFIAIIIEALGENLTVSPTEQQEALLKKNPYHFTPAQYKLAAVNSVVSTSLKQAASKFYAPAQSYLSGENGWDAWQEIGVQGLSDFSFRLNETNNSEILVKAINFVPEQVLVPLCSALENMTLPAEVITQIITRYQQDKANKNNTAAVALLRALASSTQHPISQKFLITLIKDNALEDEVLIIIAGRLWPILNDEDILFVYLEQLIKDNDYELFTAIFKDLVAIPMIRPVILQAIRSPKRSPNLAKAIGILFKQ, encoded by the coding sequence ATGAGTAAATCTTCGGAAACTATTTCTTCAATATCAGCATTACTGAGCTTATCTGACTCTCAATATCGTATTTTCGATATTGGTCGTCGTATAGATAAAATATCAAAAGAACAATTTGAAAAAATTGAAGCGGCCGAACTCCCCTACCCATTTCCGACCCAAGGTCATGCACTGCTTGCTATTGCGTTTTGGCAAAAGCAATCCTCTAGCCCTTACTTATGGTTTATCAAACTGCCATTAGACGAGCGTGGCTTATTAAACCAAGGTGCCAGAAATCATTTTATTGCCATTATTATTGAAGCACTAGGTGAAAACCTCACGGTAAGTCCAACCGAACAACAAGAGGCTTTACTTAAGAAAAATCCTTATCATTTTACACCCGCGCAGTACAAGTTAGCGGCAGTAAACAGTGTTGTATCAACATCGCTTAAACAAGCTGCCAGCAAGTTTTATGCACCTGCACAAAGTTACTTGTCGGGTGAAAACGGATGGGATGCTTGGCAAGAGATTGGCGTGCAAGGGTTATCCGACTTTTCTTTTCGATTAAATGAAACAAACAATAGCGAAATTTTAGTCAAGGCTATTAATTTTGTGCCTGAACAAGTACTAGTACCATTATGTTCAGCGCTTGAAAACATGACTTTACCAGCAGAAGTTATTACACAAATAATAACACGTTATCAACAAGATAAAGCTAATAAAAACAACACCGCTGCTGTTGCATTGCTACGTGCACTTGCATCAAGTACACAACATCCTATTAGTCAAAAATTTCTCATTACATTAATCAAAGATAATGCCCTAGAAGATGAAGTACTCATTATTATCGCGGGTCGTTTATGGCCGATATTGAATGATGAAGATATTCTTTTTGTCTATTTAGAACAATTGATAAAAGATAATGATTACGAGTTATTTACGGCAATATTTAAAGATTTAGTTGCAATACCAATGATACGCCCCGTAATATTGCAAGCTATTCGCTCACCAAAACGCAGCCCTAATTTGGCAAAAGCCATAGGCATACTTTTTAAACAATAG
- the glnD gene encoding [protein-PII] uridylyltransferase, with amino-acid sequence MNTTSLIPEKYSDALAISAPSLSSSQICSLGNEFHQWQKEQFPVSEVTSLVAARAFYVDLILTKLWCQHHLDEFQISLVAVGGYGRKELHPYSDVDILLITQDVIADDLADKISAFITQLWDVKLDIGHSVRSIKECLNQAIDDVTIATNLLEMRQICGNHALVTQLQPLLIEDIFWTSEKFFIAKRNEQYQRHQQYHGASYTLEPNLKSNPGGLRDIQTIGWVAKRHFMADTLEQLIDHHYLTSNEFFELLECQDYLWRMRCALHFIAGRNENRLLFDYQADVAELMGFGDGGKLAIERMMKRFFRIISRVSELNRMLLQHFEYAILNEKKHSKEIVLNDDFVIIDGQIKVCDKRVFTRSTMIMEMFLLIAQHKEITDLHPETLRLMRNARRRLVSGMIDYERCREIFIALIKHPRGLGLAFTLMHRHSIIGAYLPLWRNIVGQMQFDLFHAYSVDEHSFRLLKNLYRFSQVEHNKEYPLCSKIVQRVRKPELLYFAGIFHDIAKGRGGDHAKLGAIDALDFAKIHKLGDHDGRLIAWLVEKHLLMSVTAQRRDISDPEVIKTFAEIVRDEAHLDYLYCLTVADMRATNESLWNSWKANLLEDLYYSTKRAFRRGLEKPVDLRAKIRENQQQAIAILKAETIDQERLKQLWKEFKADYFLRYSPEQIAWHFKHILSHNKDKPLVIISPKPYRGGTEVFVYTKDKPNIFYNIVSLLGAKKLSIHDAKITTNKSGYTANTFVVLDNRNKAINDSARALSIARSLSVKLASKQIRIKPKPLAKRFRQFKVPTHVSYIKGAGKNRTMLEIVALDHPGLLANIAAIFQKCNIQIHSAKITTFGEKAEDVFTISNNDNQSLTDAQKASLEAMLCNDSQRQILPN; translated from the coding sequence TTGAATACTACATCTTTAATTCCAGAAAAATACAGTGACGCTCTTGCCATTAGTGCCCCTTCGTTAAGTAGTTCGCAAATTTGTTCATTAGGTAATGAATTTCATCAATGGCAAAAAGAGCAATTCCCCGTTAGTGAGGTTACCTCACTCGTAGCAGCAAGAGCTTTTTATGTCGACCTCATTTTAACCAAACTTTGGTGTCAGCACCATTTAGATGAATTTCAAATCAGTTTAGTTGCTGTTGGTGGTTATGGCCGAAAAGAACTTCATCCTTACTCTGATGTTGATATCTTATTAATTACCCAAGATGTCATCGCTGATGACTTAGCCGATAAAATATCGGCCTTTATTACTCAGCTATGGGATGTAAAACTTGATATTGGCCATAGCGTTCGCAGTATTAAAGAATGTTTAAATCAAGCTATAGATGACGTAACCATCGCCACAAACTTGCTTGAAATGCGACAAATCTGTGGTAATCATGCCTTAGTAACTCAATTACAACCCTTGTTAATTGAAGACATATTTTGGACGTCTGAAAAATTCTTTATTGCCAAACGTAATGAACAATACCAACGCCATCAGCAATACCATGGTGCATCGTACACGCTTGAACCTAACCTTAAATCTAATCCTGGTGGTTTGCGTGATATTCAAACTATTGGTTGGGTTGCCAAACGCCACTTTATGGCTGATACCCTAGAGCAGCTTATTGACCATCATTACTTAACCAGTAATGAATTTTTCGAACTACTCGAATGTCAAGATTACCTGTGGCGTATGCGTTGTGCTTTGCACTTTATCGCTGGGCGTAATGAAAACCGCTTACTTTTTGATTATCAGGCCGATGTTGCTGAGCTAATGGGCTTTGGTGACGGTGGCAAGCTCGCTATTGAGCGTATGATGAAACGCTTTTTCCGCATAATATCAAGAGTTTCAGAGCTTAATAGAATGCTATTACAGCATTTCGAATACGCCATTTTAAACGAAAAGAAACACAGTAAAGAAATTGTACTCAATGATGACTTTGTCATAATCGATGGCCAAATCAAGGTTTGTGATAAGCGGGTTTTCACCCGTTCTACCATGATCATGGAAATGTTTTTACTGATTGCTCAACATAAAGAAATTACCGATTTACACCCTGAGACTTTGCGTTTAATGCGTAATGCCCGACGCCGTCTGGTGTCAGGCATGATCGACTATGAACGCTGCCGCGAAATATTTATCGCCCTGATCAAGCACCCTCGCGGCTTAGGATTAGCATTTACCCTAATGCACCGACATTCTATTATTGGTGCCTATTTACCACTTTGGCGCAACATTGTAGGCCAAATGCAGTTCGATTTATTTCATGCCTACTCTGTCGACGAGCATAGCTTTCGTCTATTGAAAAACTTGTATCGTTTTAGCCAAGTTGAACACAATAAAGAATACCCATTGTGTAGCAAAATTGTCCAACGTGTACGAAAACCAGAATTGTTATATTTTGCGGGAATCTTTCACGACATTGCCAAAGGGAGAGGCGGCGACCATGCAAAACTTGGCGCAATTGACGCATTAGATTTTGCTAAAATCCATAAACTGGGTGATCACGATGGACGCTTAATAGCGTGGTTAGTAGAAAAACATTTATTAATGTCAGTTACCGCTCAGCGAAGAGATATATCTGATCCGGAAGTGATTAAAACTTTCGCCGAAATTGTGCGTGATGAAGCTCATCTTGACTATTTGTATTGTTTAACGGTTGCCGACATGAGAGCTACCAACGAAAGTTTGTGGAATAGTTGGAAAGCTAACTTACTAGAAGATTTATATTACAGTACGAAGCGCGCCTTTAGACGTGGCCTTGAAAAACCGGTGGATTTAAGAGCAAAAATTAGAGAAAACCAACAACAAGCCATTGCTATTTTAAAAGCGGAAACTATAGATCAAGAACGATTAAAGCAATTGTGGAAAGAGTTTAAAGCGGATTATTTTTTACGCTATTCACCTGAACAGATTGCTTGGCACTTTAAACATATATTGTCACACAACAAAGATAAGCCTTTGGTCATTATTAGCCCGAAACCTTATCGTGGTGGTACAGAAGTATTCGTTTATACAAAAGATAAACCCAATATATTTTACAATATTGTCTCATTGCTGGGTGCGAAAAAACTCTCAATTCATGATGCAAAAATCACGACCAATAAATCGGGCTACACAGCCAACACTTTTGTTGTGTTAGACAATCGTAACAAGGCCATTAATGATAGCGCGAGAGCCTTGAGTATAGCGCGTTCTTTAAGTGTTAAATTAGCCTCAAAGCAAATCAGAATAAAGCCAAAACCACTGGCAAAAAGATTTCGACAATTTAAAGTGCCAACACATGTCAGCTATATTAAAGGGGCGGGGAAAAACCGCACTATGCTAGAAATTGTAGCCTTAGACCATCCTGGTTTGTTAGCAAATATTGCGGCTATTTTTCAAAAATGTAATATACAAATACATTCAGCTAAAATCACCACATTTGGTGAAAAAGCTGAAGATGTATTTACGATTTCAAACAATGACAATCAATCATTAACTGATGCGCAAAAAGCCTCATTAGAGGCTATGCTTTGCAATGATAGCCAGCGACAAATTTTACCAAATTAA
- a CDS encoding DUF3301 domain-containing protein: MENIYYLLFIGLLFWYFVYLRKVAEYARSHADSYCKQENLQFLAIGRLSSRFRFSKRFGPHWISNFDFEFSGDGESTYHGTMTLRGYKLDNIDTPPYRV, from the coding sequence ATGGAAAATATTTACTATTTACTTTTTATCGGGCTACTCTTCTGGTATTTCGTATATTTGCGAAAAGTTGCTGAGTATGCGCGCTCCCATGCTGATAGTTATTGTAAACAAGAAAATTTACAATTCTTAGCGATAGGACGTCTATCAAGTCGCTTTAGATTTTCTAAACGCTTTGGACCCCATTGGATCAGCAACTTCGATTTTGAATTCAGTGGTGATGGCGAATCAACATACCATGGCACCATGACATTACGTGGTTACAAACTTGATAATATCGACACGCCGCCCTATCGAGTGTAA